In one bacterium genomic region, the following are encoded:
- a CDS encoding PA0069 family radical SAM protein, giving the protein MRSPQSPSSPSPEKTPSPQPQPPRTSPRRRPPAAQTPRRSTRRERSEPARPRRAVLQETEPAALQPARKGRGARTNPTGRFERARIEPDLDALADWLSGDAPEPGDDPTDPRDGAERKSRTQAIPDPSRTAITTNDSPDIPFDASLNPYRGCEHGCAYCYARPTHEYLGYSAGLDFETKILVKERAPELLRRELSAPRWKPRVVVLSGVTDAYQPLERKLEITRRCVEVFAEFLNPIGIITKNALVARDLDLFRPLAEVNAVSVNLSITTLDARLQRALEPRASAPHERLRAVEKLAKAGIPVGVMIAPIIPGLTDAETPALLQAAADAGAHHAGHIVLRLPHGLRELFDDWLLTHRPMRREKVLHRLESLRGGKLNDPRFGTRMRGEGRFAEQISGLFELMKKRYGLDQPPPELSAASFRKPGGTQLDLDL; this is encoded by the coding sequence ATGCGCTCCCCCCAGTCGCCGTCGAGCCCGTCGCCCGAGAAGACGCCCTCCCCGCAACCCCAGCCCCCCCGGACGAGCCCGCGGAGGCGCCCTCCGGCGGCCCAGACGCCGCGCCGGAGCACGCGTCGCGAGCGGAGCGAGCCCGCCCGACCCCGGCGTGCGGTCCTCCAGGAGACCGAGCCCGCGGCGCTCCAGCCGGCGCGCAAGGGACGGGGGGCCCGGACCAATCCGACCGGCCGGTTCGAGCGGGCGCGGATCGAGCCCGATCTCGATGCGCTCGCGGACTGGCTCTCCGGCGACGCCCCGGAGCCCGGGGACGACCCGACGGATCCGCGGGATGGGGCGGAACGCAAGTCGCGGACCCAGGCGATCCCGGACCCGTCGCGGACCGCGATCACGACGAACGACAGCCCGGACATTCCCTTCGACGCGAGCCTGAACCCGTATCGAGGCTGCGAGCACGGCTGTGCGTACTGTTATGCGCGGCCGACCCACGAGTACCTCGGCTATTCGGCGGGACTCGACTTCGAGACCAAGATCCTCGTCAAGGAACGCGCGCCGGAGCTGCTCCGCAGGGAGCTCTCCGCGCCTCGATGGAAGCCCCGGGTCGTCGTGCTCTCCGGGGTGACCGACGCGTATCAACCCCTCGAACGGAAGCTCGAGATCACGCGCCGATGCGTCGAGGTCTTCGCCGAGTTCCTGAATCCGATCGGCATCATCACGAAGAACGCCCTCGTCGCCCGCGACCTCGACCTCTTCCGCCCCCTCGCCGAGGTGAACGCCGTCTCGGTGAACCTGAGCATCACCACCCTCGACGCGCGGCTCCAGCGCGCCCTCGAGCCACGCGCCTCCGCGCCCCACGAGCGTCTGCGCGCCGTCGAGAAGCTCGCGAAGGCGGGCATCCCCGTCGGCGTGATGATCGCGCCGATCATTCCGGGGCTGACCGACGCCGAGACGCCGGCCCTCCTGCAGGCCGCCGCCGACGCCGGCGCCCACCACGCCGGACACATCGTCCTGCGTCTGCCCCACGGCCTGCGCGAGCTCTTCGACGACTGGCTGTTGACCCACCGCCCGATGCGCCGCGAGAAGGTCCTCCATCGCCTGGAGTCCCTGCGCGGCGGCAAGCTGAACGATCCGCGATTCGGGACCCGAATGCGCGGCGAGGGGCGCTTCGCCGAACAGATCAGCGGCCTCTTCGAGCTGATGAAGAAGCGCTACGGCCTCGACCAGCCGCCGCCGGAGCTGTCGGCGGCTTCCTTCCGCAAGCCCGGCGGGACCCAGCTCGACCTCGACCTCTGA
- a CDS encoding TauD/TfdA family dioxygenase: protein MAKPRILEPQCTWRAADVADESVWTEMLSQAELEELDAALRAALEKSNDVLEITRDDFPLPGLATRLAAIERELIDGRGFVRIRGIDRDRYDQTEMEMLYWGIGMHLGAPWPQNKYGHVLGDVTDQGKAADDPTARGNEIGGSALPFHCDGSDLVGLMCLQDGLEGGLSAVANTVAIHNLMVEESPELAEALYAPLPYDYRGEQAEGGKPWYTVPCFTEWNDRLFVRCIPPYIAASQRHPEAPRLSEDEKAGLARVVELADDPDFHVHMRLEPGDIQFINNFHVMHGRTAYEDARGEGRVRHLKRLWLETSVLADRPPPFQGAGGMSHWNDQRSASRMQVN, encoded by the coding sequence ATGGCCAAGCCCCGAATCCTCGAGCCCCAGTGCACCTGGCGCGCCGCCGACGTCGCCGACGAGTCCGTCTGGACGGAGATGCTCTCCCAGGCCGAGCTCGAAGAACTCGACGCCGCACTGCGTGCCGCACTCGAGAAGTCGAACGACGTCCTCGAGATCACGCGCGACGACTTCCCGCTGCCCGGGCTCGCGACGCGCCTCGCTGCGATCGAGCGCGAGCTGATCGACGGTCGGGGCTTCGTCCGGATCCGAGGGATCGACCGGGATCGCTACGACCAGACCGAGATGGAGATGCTCTACTGGGGGATCGGCATGCACCTCGGCGCCCCGTGGCCCCAGAACAAGTACGGCCACGTGCTGGGCGACGTGACCGACCAGGGGAAGGCGGCGGACGACCCGACCGCCCGGGGCAACGAGATCGGCGGGTCCGCGCTGCCCTTCCACTGCGACGGTTCGGATCTCGTCGGGCTCATGTGTCTGCAGGACGGACTCGAGGGCGGGCTCTCCGCCGTGGCGAACACGGTCGCGATCCACAATCTCATGGTCGAAGAGAGCCCGGAGCTGGCCGAGGCGCTCTACGCACCGCTGCCCTACGACTACCGGGGCGAGCAGGCGGAGGGCGGCAAGCCCTGGTACACCGTTCCGTGCTTCACCGAGTGGAACGATCGCCTCTTCGTTCGCTGCATCCCGCCGTACATCGCGGCCTCCCAACGCCATCCGGAAGCGCCGCGCCTGTCCGAAGACGAGAAGGCGGGGCTCGCGCGCGTCGTCGAGCTCGCGGACGACCCGGACTTCCATGTCCACATGAGGCTCGAGCCGGGCGACATCCAGTTCATCAACAACTTCCACGTGATGCATGGACGGACGGCCTACGAGGACGCTCGCGGCGAGGGGCGGGTGCGCCACCTGAAGCGACTCTGGCTCGAGACTTCGGTCCTCGCCGATCGCCCGCCGCCGTTCCAGGGCGCCGGGGGCATGTCCCACTGGAACGACCAACGCAGCGCGAGCCGCATGCAGGTGAACTGA
- a CDS encoding SDR family oxidoreductase — protein sequence MSTFCEDRVCIVTGAGRGIGREYALMLAAHGAKVVVNDFGGARDGTGSDMGPADEVVAEIKAAGGEAVANGADVSDFQQAKQMIEQAVDTFGGLDVVVNNAGILRDRMLVNMKEEEWDAVIQVHMKGTFSPAHHAGAYWRNQSKAGQPVDARLINTASVSGIYGNVGQTNYGAAKAGIASFSIIASRELKRYGVTVNCIAPGALTRLTEDLHPGEITDEMRERQSPRWVAPIVTWLASRESSDVTGRVFESSGNVLAVAEGWHRGPSTEPVDDPTTLGPIVRDLVSKARLNADMQGKDSDGGLG from the coding sequence ATGAGCACCTTCTGCGAAGACCGCGTCTGCATCGTGACCGGCGCCGGCCGAGGCATCGGTCGCGAATACGCCCTCATGCTCGCCGCCCACGGCGCGAAGGTCGTCGTCAACGACTTCGGGGGCGCCCGCGACGGGACGGGCAGCGACATGGGGCCGGCCGACGAGGTCGTGGCCGAGATCAAGGCGGCCGGCGGCGAAGCGGTCGCGAACGGGGCGGACGTCTCCGACTTCCAGCAGGCGAAGCAGATGATCGAGCAGGCGGTCGACACCTTCGGCGGGCTCGACGTCGTGGTCAACAACGCGGGCATCCTGCGCGACCGCATGCTGGTCAACATGAAGGAAGAGGAGTGGGATGCGGTCATCCAGGTGCACATGAAGGGCACCTTCTCCCCGGCGCACCACGCCGGCGCCTATTGGCGGAACCAGAGCAAGGCCGGCCAGCCCGTCGACGCGCGGCTCATCAACACGGCGAGCGTCTCCGGCATCTACGGCAACGTCGGTCAGACGAACTACGGCGCAGCGAAGGCCGGGATCGCGTCGTTCTCGATCATCGCGAGCCGCGAGCTCAAGCGGTACGGCGTGACCGTGAACTGCATCGCGCCCGGCGCCCTCACGCGCCTGACCGAGGACCTGCACCCCGGCGAGATCACCGACGAGATGCGCGAACGGCAGAGCCCGCGCTGGGTCGCGCCGATCGTGACCTGGCTGGCGAGTCGCGAGTCGAGCGACGTGACCGGCCGGGTCTTCGAGTCGAGCGGCAACGTCCTCGCCGTCGCCGAGGGCTGGCACCGCGGCCCCTCGACCGAGCCCGTCGACGACCCCACGACCCTCGGCCCGATCGTGCGTGACCTCGTGTCGAAGGCGCGCCTCAACGCGGACATGCAGGGAAAGGACTCGGACGGCGGCCTCGGCTGA
- a CDS encoding ABC-ATPase domain-containing protein, translated as MADAARLATTLERLDGRGYKAYRDIEGAWNFAESTLFVDRVQSDPFAAPSKLRIRVDAEVAALPGGLQTDRTREIASASWLARAFREAIRAVGPRRTGTGKGGLIAIDAGGPEVLERTAVVFGDGWIEARIEVGLPAAGRRALGREAAVLLTRALPEIVTRSWIDRSAEDDARLVHFVDCVSNQEAIRGRLAEHGLVAFVGEGAILPRESGASERPMAADAAIPFEPPDAFAVELEVPHADAGMPGALWRGMGVPRGVVLLVGGGYHGKSTLLRALEHGVVPHVPGDGRETVVTDPAMVKVRAEDGRAVTGVDIQGFIDRLPPGAGDAPPKDTAAFSTTDASGSTSQAANIAEAIEAGATGLLVDEDTSATNFMVRDARMQALIHPKDEPITPFVDRVRALHDELGLSTVLVMGGSGDYFGLADAVIELKGYRPRDVTERAHAIAAEAPDGERPAPSTPLRRPADRVPFRESFDARRGRRDVKFSSRDREEIVYGTTGIDLRAVPQLFDPSQTRAIAGALHFAAEHFVDGERSLAQVLDRLEAFLDEEGLDGLDPFHRPGRHPGAFARPRRFEIASAINRMRSLRVAAR; from the coding sequence TTGGCGGATGCCGCCCGACTCGCCACGACCCTCGAACGCCTCGACGGCCGGGGCTACAAGGCCTATCGCGACATCGAGGGCGCGTGGAATTTCGCCGAGTCCACCCTCTTCGTCGACCGCGTCCAGAGCGATCCCTTCGCCGCGCCGTCGAAGCTCCGGATCCGCGTCGACGCGGAGGTCGCCGCCCTTCCGGGCGGTCTGCAGACCGACCGGACCCGCGAGATCGCGAGTGCCAGCTGGCTCGCGCGCGCCTTCCGCGAAGCGATCCGCGCGGTCGGCCCGAGGCGAACCGGCACCGGAAAGGGAGGCCTGATCGCGATCGACGCAGGCGGCCCCGAGGTCCTCGAGCGGACCGCCGTCGTGTTCGGCGACGGCTGGATCGAAGCCCGCATCGAAGTCGGCCTCCCCGCCGCCGGCCGCCGCGCGCTCGGTCGGGAGGCGGCGGTGCTGCTCACGCGCGCCCTGCCCGAGATCGTGACCCGGAGCTGGATCGACCGGTCCGCCGAGGACGATGCGCGGCTCGTCCACTTCGTCGACTGCGTCTCGAACCAGGAGGCCATCCGCGGGCGGCTCGCCGAGCACGGACTCGTCGCCTTCGTCGGCGAAGGCGCGATCCTCCCTCGCGAGAGCGGCGCGAGCGAGCGACCGATGGCCGCCGACGCCGCGATTCCGTTCGAGCCGCCGGACGCCTTCGCGGTCGAGCTCGAGGTGCCCCACGCCGACGCGGGCATGCCGGGCGCCCTCTGGCGCGGGATGGGGGTCCCGCGCGGCGTCGTCCTGCTCGTCGGCGGGGGCTATCACGGCAAGTCGACGCTGCTCCGTGCGCTCGAGCACGGCGTGGTCCCGCACGTGCCTGGCGATGGTCGCGAGACCGTCGTGACCGACCCGGCCATGGTCAAGGTCCGCGCGGAGGACGGCCGCGCCGTCACGGGCGTCGACATCCAGGGCTTCATCGACCGCTTGCCTCCGGGCGCCGGCGACGCTCCACCGAAGGACACCGCCGCGTTCTCCACGACCGACGCCAGCGGCAGCACGAGTCAGGCCGCGAACATCGCCGAGGCGATCGAGGCGGGGGCGACCGGACTCCTCGTCGACGAGGACACCTCGGCCACGAACTTCATGGTCCGCGACGCGAGGATGCAGGCGCTGATCCACCCGAAGGACGAGCCGATCACCCCCTTCGTCGATCGCGTGCGCGCGCTCCACGACGAGCTCGGTCTCTCCACCGTCCTCGTGATGGGCGGGTCGGGCGACTACTTCGGACTCGCCGACGCCGTGATCGAGCTCAAGGGCTACCGGCCGCGAGACGTGACCGAGCGGGCCCACGCGATCGCGGCCGAGGCGCCGGACGGGGAACGCCCTGCCCCATCGACCCCGCTCCGCCGACCCGCGGATCGCGTCCCGTTCCGCGAGAGCTTCGATGCCCGCCGTGGCCGCCGCGACGTCAAGTTCTCGAGCCGCGACCGCGAGGAGATCGTCTACGGCACGACCGGGATCGACCTGCGCGCTGTCCCGCAGCTCTTCGACCCGAGCCAGACCCGCGCCATCGCCGGCGCCCTCCATTTCGCGGCGGAGCACTTCGTGGACGGGGAACGCAGCCTGGCGCAGGTGCTCGATCGCCTCGAAGCCTTCCTCGACGAAGAAGGCCTCGACGGACTCGATCCCTTCCACCGGCCGGGCCGACACCCGGGCGCCTTCGCCCGCCCGCGACGCTTCGAGATCGCGAGCGCGATCAACCGGATGCGGTCGCTGCGGGTGGCCGCGCGCTGA
- a CDS encoding acyl-CoA/acyl-ACP dehydrogenase, with product MDFDLSEEQQLLQETVGQFIENECPMARLRELFDDDSGYDPVLWKGLVEMGLAGIHLPADFGGSELEILDLAVVAETLGEHAAPVPFLGHALATESINRAGNDEQRARMLPSLASGEHLASVAFAEDGGVWLPEQWTLAAPSGTTGAISGTKEIVEFGEQADYFVVGLAGGRMAVVDRNAAGVEIQRYEGADRTRRLAIVTFENAECEVLENSDLETAGRVRDVGLVLIAADAFGGARKLVDMSVEYAKSREQFGVTIGHFQALKHQLADMAIDIEPARALYWFAAHALDHVPDEAVRTAAIAKSHLCDRYSRIARDATEAHGGIGYTWEGDTQIWFKRAMQNRVFLGTPRLHRDRAADLAGW from the coding sequence ATGGACTTCGATCTCTCCGAAGAACAGCAACTCCTCCAGGAGACCGTCGGGCAATTCATCGAGAACGAGTGCCCGATGGCCCGCCTCCGCGAGCTCTTCGACGACGACTCGGGCTACGACCCGGTCCTGTGGAAGGGGCTCGTCGAGATGGGACTCGCCGGGATCCACCTCCCCGCAGATTTCGGGGGCAGCGAGCTCGAGATCCTCGACCTCGCCGTCGTCGCCGAGACCCTCGGCGAGCACGCCGCGCCCGTCCCCTTCCTGGGTCACGCCCTCGCGACCGAGTCGATCAACCGCGCGGGCAACGACGAGCAGCGCGCCCGGATGCTGCCCTCCCTGGCGAGCGGTGAGCATCTCGCGAGCGTCGCCTTCGCCGAAGACGGCGGCGTCTGGCTGCCCGAACAGTGGACCCTCGCCGCGCCGAGCGGCACGACGGGGGCGATCTCCGGAACCAAGGAGATCGTCGAGTTCGGCGAGCAGGCGGACTACTTCGTCGTCGGCCTCGCCGGGGGTCGGATGGCCGTCGTGGATCGAAACGCCGCGGGCGTCGAGATCCAGCGCTACGAGGGTGCCGACCGCACGCGGCGCCTCGCGATCGTGACCTTCGAGAACGCCGAGTGCGAGGTGCTCGAGAACAGCGACCTCGAGACGGCGGGTCGCGTCCGCGACGTCGGTCTCGTCCTGATCGCCGCCGACGCCTTCGGCGGCGCTCGCAAGCTGGTCGACATGAGCGTCGAGTACGCCAAGAGCCGCGAGCAGTTCGGCGTCACGATCGGCCACTTCCAGGCGCTGAAGCATCAGCTCGCCGACATGGCGATCGACATCGAGCCGGCCCGCGCGCTCTACTGGTTCGCGGCCCACGCCCTCGACCACGTGCCGGACGAGGCCGTTCGAACGGCGGCGATTGCGAAGAGCCACCTCTGCGACCGCTACTCCCGGATCGCGCGCGACGCGACCGAAGCCCACGGCGGCATCGGCTACACCTGGGAGGGCGACACCCAGATCTGGTTCAAGCGCGCCATGCAGAACCGCGTGTTCCTCGGAACGCCGCGCCTCCATCGGGATCGCGCCGCGGATCTGGCGGGCTGGTAG
- a CDS encoding acyl-CoA dehydrogenase family protein, with amino-acid sequence MDLSYGEELESFRKEVQAFLADNWPPKDDGNRDDQTRAFRRKATEAGYLNRHIPKQYGGAEQPPDSMKGAVISEEFTKARAPMEPRGIGTMMLVPTLLERGEDWMKEKWVQATIEGDVTWCQGYSEPGSGSDLASLKTKGELVDGEWVINGQKIWTSSAMEADFMFCLVRTEPDAAKHAGISYLLIDMKQPGIDVRPLKQMTGSSEFNEVFFNDVKTPEDWIVGNRGEGWLVSRTTLKHERNGIGAAGQVVNLFNGLVKLAKEKKIDGKPAIEDASIRRGLAELEGYVKSHQYSGFLQMTKDLKGESAGVIQLMNKVNSTNMGNMVAKLAMEILGDDGVAAPDGRGIVGLASGAGDVDGLWTSQYMSSLGVAIAGGTANIQKNVIAERGFGLPRDAAAQRSK; translated from the coding sequence ATGGACTTAAGCTACGGCGAAGAACTCGAATCCTTCCGCAAGGAAGTACAGGCCTTCCTCGCGGACAACTGGCCGCCGAAAGACGACGGAAACCGCGACGACCAGACCCGCGCCTTCCGCCGCAAGGCGACCGAGGCGGGCTACCTGAACCGCCACATCCCGAAGCAGTACGGCGGCGCCGAGCAGCCCCCCGACTCGATGAAGGGCGCCGTGATCTCGGAAGAGTTCACGAAGGCGCGTGCGCCGATGGAGCCCCGCGGTATCGGGACGATGATGCTCGTGCCGACGCTCCTCGAGCGCGGTGAAGATTGGATGAAGGAGAAGTGGGTCCAGGCGACGATCGAAGGCGACGTCACCTGGTGCCAGGGCTACAGCGAGCCCGGCTCCGGCTCCGATCTCGCGAGCCTCAAGACCAAGGGCGAGCTCGTGGACGGCGAGTGGGTCATCAATGGTCAGAAGATCTGGACCAGCTCGGCGATGGAGGCGGACTTCATGTTCTGCCTCGTCCGGACGGAGCCCGATGCGGCCAAGCACGCGGGCATCTCCTACCTGCTGATCGACATGAAGCAGCCGGGGATCGACGTCCGCCCGCTCAAGCAGATGACCGGGTCCTCTGAGTTCAACGAGGTCTTCTTCAACGACGTCAAGACGCCGGAGGACTGGATCGTCGGCAACCGCGGCGAAGGCTGGCTCGTCTCGCGGACGACGCTCAAGCACGAGCGCAACGGGATCGGGGCCGCCGGGCAGGTGGTGAACCTCTTCAACGGCCTCGTGAAGCTCGCGAAGGAGAAGAAGATCGACGGCAAGCCGGCGATCGAGGACGCGAGCATCCGCCGCGGTCTCGCCGAGCTCGAGGGATACGTGAAGTCCCACCAGTACTCGGGCTTCCTCCAGATGACCAAGGACCTGAAGGGCGAGTCCGCGGGCGTGATCCAGCTCATGAACAAGGTCAACTCGACCAACATGGGCAACATGGTCGCCAAGCTCGCGATGGAGATCCTCGGCGACGACGGCGTCGCGGCGCCCGATGGTCGCGGCATCGTCGGCCTCGCCTCGGGGGCCGGCGACGTCGACGGTCTCTGGACCTCGCAGTACATGTCGAGCCTCGGCGTCGCGATCGCCGGCGGAACGGCCAACATCCAGAAGAACGTGATCGCCGAACGCGGGTTCGGTCTGCCCCGCGACGCGGCTGCCCAGCGCTCCAAGTAA
- a CDS encoding 2-oxoglutarate dehydrogenase E1 component, with protein MAKSDANPSHSNAEAELDEPVAPDSPYLQQFGINAGWVEEVEDQYRVDARSVDESWRVEFGGVVDPRAVRDEIRRAAPAAPVAPAQAAPAPPSTPGPAAPVAAPASIGTTESSSEGPSIGVLDALASAPAAPGAVTDHTTLLHTADKHARVLRMIHSYRARGHRIAQSDPLGGQSTYFPELDPAHYGFGNENLDEPFIAGDLPGGSVQTLRQILTRLGKTYCGPIGVEFTHVQDPGRKAWLREVMEEGQNHPNLDDGERRRILEQLAAAELFEGFLHTKFLGQKRFSLEGGESLIPLLDHIVENSPSFGVREIVIGMAHRGRLNVLANTLGKSYEQIFSEFEDSPDVDAPFGSGDVKYHKGFSSDRRTQSGERVHLTLTSNPSHLEAVDPVVEGRAKAKQVRAGDADGETIVPVIIHGDAAFAGQGIVAETLNLSQLVGYCTGGTIHVIVNNQIGYTTTPAEARSTLYCTDVAKMIQVPIFHVNGDHPEAVIHVTKLAMAYRQRFGDDVVIDLVCYRKHGHNEGDEPAFTQPRLYRKIREKKSVKTLYLEKLVTGGRVSREEASRIDEQQNEALQEALKSIHTRPPGPDEPFEPRGPWTGFSRTRPDEVVETAVPAERLAEIAAGTARVPSYFNVHKKLQAILDARAKCATDGTGIDWGLGEALAFGSLLLEGTPVRLSGQDSSRGTFAHRHAVLVDQDSGEEYAPLDHVSDNQARFEVYDSLLSEAAVLGFEYGYSLADPSSLVLWEAQFGDFVNGAQVIIDQFISSAHVKWGRMSGLVMLLPHGYEGQGPEHSSARVERFLQTCAEDAMQVVNCTNPAQYFHVLRRQMRRGYRAPLVVFTPKSLLRHPKAASQLEDFTSGTFQEVIDDPIAAERADDVRRVIACTGKVYYDLIESRAQRLPGREHEVAIIRIEQPYPWPEAQLAGIYGRYARAESRVWAQEEPKNMGAWTFVRDRLQAIIGDKRHLEVAGRPEAASPAVGSPRIHRAQLAALLDEAFGEA; from the coding sequence ATGGCAAAGTCCGACGCGAACCCGTCCCACTCGAACGCGGAGGCCGAGCTCGACGAGCCGGTGGCTCCGGATTCGCCCTACCTCCAGCAGTTCGGCATCAACGCGGGCTGGGTCGAGGAGGTCGAGGACCAGTACCGGGTCGACGCCCGCTCCGTGGACGAGAGCTGGCGCGTGGAGTTTGGCGGCGTGGTCGACCCTCGCGCCGTCCGCGACGAGATCCGACGCGCCGCGCCCGCCGCGCCCGTCGCGCCCGCCCAGGCGGCCCCCGCACCGCCGTCGACGCCGGGTCCCGCGGCGCCGGTCGCTGCTCCCGCCTCGATCGGAACGACCGAGTCGTCGAGCGAGGGACCGAGCATCGGTGTCCTCGATGCCCTGGCTTCGGCGCCGGCGGCCCCGGGCGCAGTGACCGACCACACGACGCTCCTTCACACCGCCGACAAGCACGCCCGCGTCCTGCGCATGATCCATTCCTATCGCGCCCGCGGTCACCGCATCGCCCAGAGCGATCCGCTCGGCGGCCAGTCGACCTACTTCCCGGAGCTCGATCCGGCCCACTATGGCTTCGGCAACGAGAACCTCGACGAGCCCTTCATCGCCGGCGACCTGCCCGGCGGCTCCGTCCAGACCCTGCGCCAGATCCTCACGCGCCTCGGCAAGACCTACTGCGGTCCGATCGGCGTCGAGTTCACCCACGTCCAGGATCCCGGTCGCAAGGCCTGGCTGCGCGAGGTGATGGAAGAAGGGCAGAACCATCCGAACCTCGACGACGGCGAACGTCGCCGGATCCTCGAGCAGCTCGCCGCCGCGGAGCTCTTCGAAGGCTTCCTCCACACGAAGTTCCTCGGGCAGAAGCGCTTCTCCCTCGAAGGCGGCGAGTCGCTGATCCCGCTCCTCGACCACATCGTCGAGAACTCGCCGTCCTTCGGCGTGCGCGAGATCGTGATCGGCATGGCCCATCGCGGCCGCCTGAACGTCCTCGCGAACACCCTCGGCAAGAGCTACGAGCAGATCTTCTCCGAGTTCGAGGATTCCCCCGACGTCGACGCCCCGTTCGGCTCGGGCGACGTGAAGTACCACAAGGGCTTCTCGAGCGATCGCCGGACCCAGAGCGGGGAACGGGTCCACCTGACCCTCACCTCGAACCCGTCCCATCTCGAAGCGGTCGACCCGGTCGTCGAGGGGCGCGCGAAGGCCAAGCAGGTGCGCGCCGGCGACGCGGACGGCGAGACGATCGTTCCCGTCATCATCCACGGCGATGCCGCCTTCGCCGGGCAGGGGATCGTCGCCGAGACCCTCAACCTCTCGCAGCTCGTCGGCTATTGCACCGGCGGCACGATCCACGTGATCGTGAACAACCAGATCGGGTACACGACGACCCCCGCCGAGGCGCGATCGACCCTCTACTGCACCGACGTCGCGAAGATGATCCAGGTGCCGATCTTCCACGTGAACGGGGACCATCCGGAAGCGGTGATCCACGTGACGAAGCTCGCGATGGCCTATCGCCAGCGCTTCGGCGACGACGTCGTGATCGATCTCGTCTGCTACCGGAAGCACGGCCACAACGAGGGCGACGAGCCCGCGTTCACCCAGCCGCGCCTCTACCGGAAGATCCGGGAGAAGAAGTCGGTCAAGACGCTCTATCTCGAGAAGCTCGTGACCGGCGGGCGCGTGTCCCGGGAAGAGGCGTCCCGGATCGACGAGCAGCAGAACGAGGCGCTGCAGGAAGCGCTCAAGTCGATCCACACGCGGCCGCCCGGGCCGGACGAGCCCTTCGAGCCGCGCGGGCCGTGGACCGGGTTCTCGCGAACCCGTCCCGACGAGGTGGTCGAGACGGCGGTCCCCGCGGAGCGTCTCGCGGAGATCGCGGCGGGGACGGCGCGCGTTCCGTCCTACTTCAACGTGCACAAGAAGCTGCAGGCGATTCTCGACGCGCGAGCGAAATGCGCCACCGACGGGACCGGCATCGACTGGGGCCTCGGCGAGGCCCTCGCCTTCGGCTCGCTCCTGCTCGAAGGCACGCCGGTCCGACTCTCGGGCCAGGACTCGTCGCGCGGGACCTTCGCCCATCGCCACGCGGTCCTCGTCGATCAGGACTCGGGCGAGGAATACGCGCCGCTCGATCACGTCTCGGACAACCAGGCGCGCTTCGAGGTCTACGACAGCCTGCTCTCCGAGGCCGCCGTCCTGGGTTTCGAGTACGGCTACAGCCTGGCGGATCCCTCGTCCCTCGTCCTCTGGGAGGCGCAGTTCGGCGATTTCGTGAACGGCGCCCAGGTGATCATCGACCAGTTCATCTCTTCCGCCCACGTGAAGTGGGGCCGGATGAGTGGCCTGGTCATGCTCCTGCCCCACGGCTACGAAGGGCAGGGACCCGAGCATTCGAGCGCGCGGGTCGAGCGCTTCCTGCAGACCTGCGCGGAAGACGCGATGCAGGTCGTGAACTGCACCAATCCGGCCCAGTACTTCCACGTCCTGCGCCGTCAGATGCGTCGCGGCTATCGCGCGCCCCTGGTCGTCTTCACGCCCAAGAGCCTGCTCCGTCATCCCAAGGCCGCATCGCAGCTCGAGGACTTCACGAGTGGCACCTTCCAGGAGGTGATCGACGATCCGATCGCCGCCGAGCGCGCCGACGACGTCCGTCGCGTGATCGCCTGCACGGGCAAGGTCTACTACGACCTGATCGAGTCGCGCGCCCAGCGCCTCCCGGGGCGTGAGCACGAGGTCGCGATCATCCGGATCGAGCAGCCCTACCCCTGGCCCGAAGCGCAGCTCGCCGGGATCTACGGTCGATATGCGCGCGCCGAGTCCCGGGTCTGGGCCCAGGAAGAGCCGAAGAACATGGGCGCCTGGACCTTCGTTCGCGATCGCCTGCAGGCGATCATCGGCGACAAGCGCCACCTCGAGGTCGCCGGTCGGCCGGAGGCGGCCAGTCCCGCGGTCGGCTCGCCCCGGATCCACCGCGCCCAGCTCGCGGCGCTCCTCGACGAGGCCTTCGGCGAAGCCTGA